From Candidatus Polarisedimenticolaceae bacterium, the proteins below share one genomic window:
- a CDS encoding DNA-3-methyladenine glycosylase: MSSAESLRRLPASFYGRDALSVARDLLGKVLCRRLPDGTVLRGRLVEVEAYDGFNDRASHAYRGRTERNRWMFEDGGLAYVYFVYGMHHCVNVVTGVAGTPSAVLLRAAESPRPGVSASGPGRLTKAFRIDRTLDGSSFLTGPLWLEDAPRVPDAKVRRTRRIGVDYAGTHASKRYRFVLKGHPDVSGPKAMR; the protein is encoded by the coding sequence ATGAGCTCGGCCGAGAGCCTACGACGCCTCCCTGCTTCCTTCTACGGACGCGACGCGCTTTCCGTCGCACGCGATCTGCTCGGAAAGGTCCTTTGTCGGCGACTGCCCGATGGGACGGTGCTCCGTGGCCGGCTCGTCGAGGTCGAGGCGTACGACGGCTTCAACGACCGCGCGAGCCACGCGTACCGCGGACGGACCGAGCGCAACCGGTGGATGTTCGAGGACGGCGGACTGGCCTACGTCTACTTCGTTTATGGGATGCACCACTGCGTGAACGTCGTCACGGGAGTCGCCGGGACGCCGTCGGCGGTGCTCCTGCGCGCCGCGGAGTCACCCCGGCCGGGGGTGTCGGCGTCCGGCCCCGGCCGTCTCACGAAGGCGTTCCGTATCGACCGCACGCTCGACGGGTCGTCGTTCCTGACCGGCCCGTTGTGGCTCGAAGACGCGCCTCGCGTCCCAGACGCGAAAGTCCGGCGGACGCGGCGCATCGGCGTCGACTACGCCGGCACGCACGCGAGCAAGCGCTACCGGTTCGTGCTCAAGGGCCATCCCGATGTATCGGGGCCGAAGGCCATGCGGTAA
- a CDS encoding ATP-binding cassette domain-containing protein: MSIVLDQITKRIDRHAIVNQVSLEIGDGELLVLLGPSGSGKSTILRMIAGLTPCDHGRVILHGRDVTNLPPQKRGVGLVFQHYALFPHMTVAENIEFALKIRNVARETRKRRREELLELVGLAGLGARMPGQLSGGQQQRVALARALAHQPEVLLLDEPFGALDAKIRVELRRAVHRIQRELAVAAIFVTHDQEEAFEVADRVAVLHQGRLLEAGPPLELYARPRTEFVARFLGAANLIVGINEPQGVRVGPCLFPLKTQGQETGRVQVLFRPEDVAVKDAREALDWPLLGKAVVEESAFFGSIERLRLRLPELTGVRMIEPPPVFGEEGIVVEASRSQHQARRYPLAAGDSAWVGLRRIHALPHPGLRMVAVAGPEIGDRIAIEHAVKLAARAAARLTVLAGDGVLAVRGAETRRLVGDLEEAVTRESERDPVDLVIASPAGDTAVDVVPRLMAGGDQHVLVIRPAEVPLERALLCVAGGEQGKVDILFAGRLLRHVGGDVTVMMVVPGDEPDPGSTAQAERFVAAGAKTLASSRITVTTKVLMGDPAEAIEAEAASGRYGLVVVGSPAGLADPGEPLGGVVGRLLASPKAPSVLIVRSTS; encoded by the coding sequence ATGTCCATCGTCCTCGACCAGATCACGAAGCGGATCGACCGGCACGCGATCGTGAACCAGGTGTCGCTCGAGATCGGCGACGGCGAGCTGCTCGTGCTCCTGGGCCCGAGCGGCAGCGGGAAGAGCACGATCCTGAGGATGATCGCGGGGCTCACGCCGTGCGACCACGGGCGCGTGATCCTCCACGGCCGCGATGTGACGAATCTACCGCCGCAGAAGCGCGGGGTAGGGCTCGTCTTCCAGCACTACGCCCTCTTCCCGCACATGACCGTCGCCGAGAACATCGAGTTCGCGCTCAAGATCAGGAACGTCGCGCGCGAGACGCGCAAGCGGCGGCGTGAGGAGCTGCTCGAGCTGGTCGGTCTGGCAGGTCTCGGCGCGCGGATGCCGGGGCAGCTCTCGGGCGGGCAGCAGCAGCGGGTCGCGCTCGCACGCGCGCTCGCGCACCAGCCCGAGGTGCTCCTCCTCGACGAGCCGTTCGGAGCGCTCGACGCGAAGATCCGCGTCGAGCTGCGCCGCGCCGTCCATCGCATCCAGCGCGAGCTGGCGGTCGCGGCGATCTTCGTGACACACGACCAGGAGGAAGCGTTCGAGGTCGCCGACCGGGTCGCCGTCCTCCACCAGGGGCGCCTCCTCGAGGCCGGCCCGCCGCTCGAGCTGTACGCGCGGCCGCGGACGGAGTTCGTCGCTCGCTTTCTCGGAGCGGCGAACCTCATCGTCGGGATCAACGAGCCGCAGGGCGTTCGCGTCGGCCCATGCCTCTTCCCGCTCAAGACGCAGGGCCAGGAGACCGGCCGCGTCCAGGTCCTCTTCCGCCCCGAGGACGTCGCCGTGAAGGACGCGCGCGAGGCGCTCGACTGGCCTCTCCTCGGCAAGGCGGTCGTCGAGGAGAGCGCCTTCTTCGGCTCGATCGAGCGTCTCCGGCTCCGACTTCCCGAGCTGACCGGCGTGCGCATGATCGAGCCGCCGCCGGTCTTCGGCGAGGAGGGGATCGTCGTCGAGGCGAGCCGCTCGCAGCACCAGGCCCGGCGTTATCCGCTCGCGGCCGGGGACAGCGCGTGGGTCGGCCTGAGGCGTATCCATGCGCTTCCGCACCCCGGCCTTCGCATGGTCGCGGTCGCGGGGCCGGAGATCGGCGACCGCATCGCGATCGAGCATGCGGTCAAGCTCGCGGCACGCGCAGCGGCACGTCTCACCGTGCTCGCGGGCGACGGCGTCCTCGCCGTACGGGGCGCCGAGACGCGGCGCCTCGTCGGCGATCTGGAAGAGGCGGTGACGCGCGAGTCCGAGCGCGACCCGGTCGATCTCGTCATCGCCTCGCCCGCCGGCGACACGGCGGTCGACGTCGTTCCGCGTCTCATGGCGGGAGGCGATCAGCACGTCCTCGTCATCCGGCCCGCCGAGGTGCCGCTCGAGCGCGCGCTCCTGTGCGTCGCGGGCGGCGAGCAGGGGAAGGTCGACATCCTCTTCGCGGGCCGCCTGCTCCGTCACGTCGGGGGCGACGTCACCGTGATGATGGTCGTTCCCGGCGACGAGCCGGATCCCGGCTCGACCGCGCAGGCCGAGCGGTTCGTCGCTGCGGGCGCGAAGACGCTCGCCTCGTCGCGCATCACCGTCACCACGAAGGTCCTCATGGGCGACCCCGCCGAGGCGATCGAGGCCGAGGCCGCGAGCGGCCGGTACGGTCTCGTCGTCGTCGGTTCGCCCGCCGGTCTCGCTGATCCTGGAGAGCCGCTCGGCGGCGTCGTCGGCCGCCTCCTGGCGTCACCGAAGGCGCCGTCGGTGCTCATCGTGAGGTCCACGTCATGA
- a CDS encoding sulfate ABC transporter substrate-binding protein, giving the protein MRMRIFASTLVLLAATCVLAKEVKLLNVSYDPTRELYKEFNEAFSKMWKAKTGDDVRVQQSHGGSGKQARAVADGLEADVVTLALAYDIDAIAVSGLIAPDWRTKLPDGACPYTSTIVFLVRKGNPKAIKDWDDLVKPGIQVITPNPKTSGGARWNYLAAWGYAKRKLGDDAKAKDFVAKLYKNAPILDTGARASTVTFVERGIGDVLIAWENEALLAMKELGKDKFELVVPSMSIKAEPPVAVVEKIAAKHGIAEVARAYLQFLYAPEGQEIAAKHYYRPRDPAVAAKYKDQFGPVEMFTIDTAFGGWDKAQKQHFADGGVFDQIFGAAK; this is encoded by the coding sequence ATGAGAATGCGCATCTTCGCCTCGACGCTCGTCCTCCTCGCCGCGACCTGCGTCTTGGCCAAGGAAGTCAAGCTCCTCAACGTCTCCTACGACCCGACGCGCGAGCTCTACAAGGAGTTCAACGAGGCGTTCTCGAAGATGTGGAAGGCGAAGACCGGCGACGACGTCCGGGTCCAGCAGTCGCACGGCGGATCGGGAAAGCAGGCGCGCGCGGTGGCGGACGGCCTCGAGGCCGACGTCGTCACGCTGGCGCTCGCGTACGACATCGATGCCATCGCCGTCTCGGGACTCATCGCGCCCGACTGGAGGACGAAGCTCCCGGACGGCGCGTGCCCGTACACGTCGACGATCGTCTTCCTCGTCCGCAAGGGGAATCCGAAGGCGATCAAGGATTGGGACGATCTCGTGAAGCCCGGGATCCAGGTCATCACGCCGAACCCCAAGACGTCGGGCGGCGCACGGTGGAATTACCTCGCCGCGTGGGGCTACGCGAAGAGGAAGCTCGGCGACGACGCGAAGGCGAAGGACTTCGTCGCGAAGCTCTACAAGAACGCGCCGATCCTCGACACCGGCGCGCGCGCCTCGACGGTGACGTTCGTCGAGCGCGGGATCGGCGACGTCCTCATCGCGTGGGAGAACGAGGCGCTCCTCGCCATGAAGGAGCTGGGCAAGGACAAGTTCGAGCTCGTCGTCCCCTCGATGTCGATCAAGGCCGAGCCTCCGGTCGCGGTCGTCGAGAAGATCGCCGCGAAGCACGGGATCGCCGAGGTCGCGCGCGCGTACCTCCAGTTTCTCTACGCGCCCGAAGGGCAGGAGATCGCCGCGAAGCACTACTACCGGCCGCGCGATCCCGCGGTCGCCGCGAAGTACAAGGACCAGTTCGGGCCGGTCGAGATGTTCACGATCGACACCGCGTTCGGCGGGTGGGACAAGGCGCAGAAGCAGCACTTCGCCGACGGAGGCGTGTTCGATCAGATCTTCGGGGCCGCGAAGTGA
- the cysT gene encoding sulfate ABC transporter permease subunit CysT — translation MSVSGRRVLPGFRPAISMTVGYVSLLILIPLAALVLKSASLGPSAFWAAVSAPRALAAYRLSIVTAAAAASINAVFGVLVAWVLVRYRFPGRRLIDGLVDLPFALPTAVAGIALTSLYAENGWVGRYLAPYHVKVAYTPLGIIVALTFIGLPFVVRTVQPVLEDLSPELEDAAAVLGAGRFATVVRVVLPVLMPALATGFALAFARGLGEYGSIVFIAGNMPMVSEITPLLIMIKLEQYDYAGATAVALVFLVASFTMLFAIGAMTRRAAARLKTGDIA, via the coding sequence GTGAGCGTCTCGGGCCGCCGCGTCCTGCCGGGATTCCGGCCTGCGATCTCGATGACGGTCGGCTACGTGTCGCTCCTCATCCTGATCCCGCTCGCGGCCCTCGTCTTGAAGTCGGCCTCCCTCGGGCCGTCCGCGTTCTGGGCGGCGGTCAGCGCGCCGCGCGCGCTCGCCGCGTACCGCCTGAGCATCGTGACCGCAGCGGCCGCCGCGTCGATCAACGCGGTCTTCGGAGTCCTCGTCGCCTGGGTCCTGGTGCGCTACCGCTTCCCCGGGCGCCGTCTCATCGACGGGCTCGTCGACCTTCCGTTCGCGTTGCCCACCGCGGTCGCCGGCATCGCGCTCACCTCGCTCTACGCCGAGAACGGATGGGTCGGGCGGTACCTCGCGCCCTATCACGTGAAGGTCGCCTACACGCCGCTCGGCATCATCGTCGCGCTCACGTTCATCGGGCTGCCGTTCGTCGTCCGCACCGTGCAACCGGTGCTCGAGGACCTCTCGCCGGAGCTCGAGGACGCGGCGGCGGTGCTCGGCGCGGGCCGCTTCGCCACGGTCGTGCGCGTCGTCCTCCCGGTGCTCATGCCCGCGCTCGCGACCGGCTTCGCGCTCGCCTTCGCGCGCGGGCTCGGCGAGTACGGGTCGATCGTCTTCATCGCCGGCAACATGCCGATGGTCTCGGAGATCACGCCGCTCCTCATCATGATCAAGCTCGAGCAGTACGACTACGCCGGGGCCACCGCCGTGGCGCTCGTCTTCCTCGTCGCCTCGTTCACCATGCTCTTCGCGATCGGCGCGATGACACGGCGTGCGGCGGCGCGCCTCAAGACCGGGGACATCGCGTGA